In Bacillota bacterium, the sequence GACCCCACTAAGTGCAGGCTTGGACAGTGGCTGCTCAGTCCCGAGCGAGCAGAAATTGAAAAAGAGATTCCTGGACTCGCTCCTATTATTGCTGAGTTGGAAAATAATCACCGGTATCTGCACAGCAGCGCCCAGAAAATTCAGGGAGCCCTGCCCAATAACCACTTGCAGGCATCATCCATCTTTACAAGCGAAACTCAACCTCGTTTGACAGAGATTCGCGCTTCCCTTGAGTCCATTTCCGACGCGTTATTCGTTGTCCGCACTGATTCTTCCGAAAAAATTACGAATACGATTGCTGCCAGTATTCTCCGCAGTCATTTTGTTTTGGCTGCAGCTGTTTCCCTCGGAATAATTCTGGCGGTTGTAATTACCCGCAGTATTACTAAGCCTATTAAGCTGCTCACAAACGCCATGCTCCATGCCAGCAGCGGCGACTTAACTGTTGTGGTTGAGTATGAATCTGGCGATGAGGCGGGAATCATGGTCAAATCTTTTAATAAGATGGTTTCCGGGCTGAAAGAAATGATAGCTGCAGCTAAAAATGCTGCTTTGGAGACTTCGTCCGCGAGCCAAACTGCGTCCGCTTCAGTTGAAGAGCTCAGCGCTTCGATTGAACAGGTAGCAACTGTCGCTACCGAGTTTGCCAGCAGCGTTACCGCAATCAGTGAACATACCCAAAAGATCAATGAACAGGCGCAGGAAACCGGGAAGGTTGCTCAGCTGGGTTCTAATCGCATTGAATCGTGTATGGAATCGATGCAGATGATTGAAGAGGCAACTGAAACTACTACTGCTGCCATTAACAGTCTGAAAGAAGCTTCCAAAGAGATTATCAAAGTAGTTCAGGTAGTTACCGAAATAGCGGATCAGACTAATCTCTTGTCTCTAAATGCGGCAATTGAAGCTGCGCGAGCTGGGGAGTTTGGCCATGGCTTTGCAGTTGTTGCGGAAGAGGTGCGTAAACTAGCTGAGCAGACCAAGACCAGCCTGCAGGAAGTCAATAACCTGGCAGCTACTCTAGAAAGCCAAATGAATACCGCGGTTGAATCAATCAGCTCCAGCCGAGCCAAGGTTAATCAGGGAGCAATGGTAGTGAAAGAAACTACCGGATCGCTGCGGAATATTGTGGAGAGGATCAACGACATTATTGAACAGCTGCAGATTATCAGCGACAGATCTCAGGATCAGGCAGCTTCCAGTCAAGAAATCGCGGCGATGACCGAAGAACAATCAGCAGCAACCCATGGTATTGCCCAGTTTGCAGTGAATTTGTCACGGGTTGCTCAGAATTTAGAAGACATTATTAAAAAATTGTCCGTGTGATTGGACTAAAGGATGCGGTTATGGTGAATAGATTACAGGTAATTCGCAAACCTGCCGGCGTTCAACTTTACACAAAAGGTCAGTCGGCAGACGCTATGTTCTTTATCCTGCGCGGCAGTGTTGAACTAACTGATGAGCGAACCGAAATCGCTGGCAATGGAGCATTAATTGGTGCGCTGGAGTTTTTGAACAAAATGCCTCGAAAAACAACAGCCCGCTGCGTTACTGAAACCGATTTATTTGTCATTACTGAGGATAACATCATCAGCTTATTTCAGCAGCGGCCGCGAATTGGCTACACAATCTTGAAAGCAGTGGCTGCAGAAGCGGTGAATAAGGAGCTGAATGAAAACAAAGACACCTTACAGGCAGAAACCTCGAAGCCGCTTGCAAAAACATTAGCCCAAGTTCTGCCCGACGGACACCCCCACTTTGAAACGACAGCGCCGGCTGAATTTGATGAATATATTTTCTATTCATCAGCGGAGTGTCCGGTCTGCCAGACAGAGTTTTCTGCGGTAAAACTGCGGGAATCGCGATTAATAACTAAACAGGTCGCTTCTGATTTTCGCATAATTTACGAGAACATGGAACCCCTTTGGTACTATATCTGGGTTTGTCCGGGCTGTGGATTTGCTTATCCACGCAAGCAGTTTAGAAAAATTACCCCGCGGCAGGCTGCGAAATTGAAAAAAGCTCTGGTGGAAGGCAGCCTCCAATTTGAGTACAGCTCTCGACGTACCTTAAGTGAAGTGTTCGCAGCCTATTATTTGAGCCTATACACATTTGATCTTATGGAAGCGGCACCGCAGCTGTATGGAAATTTGTGGATGCGGCTTGTTTGGCTTTATGAAGACTGCGGAGAGCCGGAGTGGGCGTTAGAGGCGGCAGCTAAGGCGTTGAATTATTTTGAGGAGGCGCTGCTGTCGGGACGGCGCAGTGATGCGGGGGATCAGCAGCTGTATATCATCATGGCAGAATTAAATCTACGCTTAGGTAAGAAGGAAGAAGCGCTCCGGTGTTTGATGGAAGCGGTAAATCTGAGGCAGGGAAATGATGGATACCGGCGATTAGCGGCAGACCGGATTCAGGATCTGCGCTCGCAGTGATGCTTTTGGTGTACATACCCTATATCACCACAGTAATCCAGTATCTCATGGTTAAAACCGGGTTAGGCTATACTTGGGAGTGATGCAGTGATGCCGCGACGCAGAGGTGTTATGTCGGACCGGCTCAAGTATGAATTGGCTCAGGAACTCGGTTTCTACGACAAAGTCAAGAACGGAGACTGGGGTAACATCACGACCAGGGAAGCGGGCAGTTTGGTAAAGGCAGCCATCATTCGCGCAGAGAAGATGCTGGCTGATCACTACCAACAGCCGCAGCAGTAGGACGGGTCAGCGCACCCGTCCTTTCATATATCTGGCAAGAATCAAGAGAATTTTTCGGTCTGGATAGCCTTTGATTCGCCATTTCTGCACTTTTTCATACACCCTGCGGTAGTGGAGAATGGTGCAGTTTTCGCAGGCCCAGACTTTTCTGGGCACATTGTTTTGGTCACGATAGTGAAGCCAGTATCCTCCCAGCTCGGTAAGTTCCAGGTTGGAGCACTCTTCGTAGAATTCGCAGTAGCACATGCGGCAGTCATACTCACTCTCCGGGATGTTTTGATGGCAGGGGTAGTAATAGCAGGCTC encodes:
- a CDS encoding HAMP domain-containing protein produces the protein MKWSDLTIGKKIGLGFTLVLVLMLVFGLSNFFGLFSIRDQNTVVLDTSDLIYDFAQREIDHLFWVSRLRDLIDARSPDFDIELDPTKCRLGQWLLSPERAEIEKEIPGLAPIIAELENNHRYLHSSAQKIQGALPNNHLQASSIFTSETQPRLTEIRASLESISDALFVVRTDSSEKITNTIAASILRSHFVLAAAVSLGIILAVVITRSITKPIKLLTNAMLHASSGDLTVVVEYESGDEAGIMVKSFNKMVSGLKEMIAAAKNAALETSSASQTASASVEELSASIEQVATVATEFASSVTAISEHTQKINEQAQETGKVAQLGSNRIESCMESMQMIEEATETTTAAINSLKEASKEIIKVVQVVTEIADQTNLLSLNAAIEAARAGEFGHGFAVVAEEVRKLAEQTKTSLQEVNNLAATLESQMNTAVESISSSRAKVNQGAMVVKETTGSLRNIVERINDIIEQLQIISDRSQDQAASSQEIAAMTEEQSAATHGIAQFAVNLSRVAQNLEDIIKKLSV
- a CDS encoding DUF2225 domain-containing protein, which encodes MNRLQVIRKPAGVQLYTKGQSADAMFFILRGSVELTDERTEIAGNGALIGALEFLNKMPRKTTARCVTETDLFVITEDNIISLFQQRPRIGYTILKAVAAEAVNKELNENKDTLQAETSKPLAKTLAQVLPDGHPHFETTAPAEFDEYIFYSSAECPVCQTEFSAVKLRESRLITKQVASDFRIIYENMEPLWYYIWVCPGCGFAYPRKQFRKITPRQAAKLKKALVEGSLQFEYSSRRTLSEVFAAYYLSLYTFDLMEAAPQLYGNLWMRLVWLYEDCGEPEWALEAAAKALNYFEEALLSGRRSDAGDQQLYIIMAELNLRLGKKEEALRCLMEAVNLRQGNDGYRRLAADRIQDLRSQ
- a CDS encoding small, acid-soluble spore protein, alpha/beta type, whose translation is MPRRRGVMSDRLKYELAQELGFYDKVKNGDWGNITTREAGSLVKAAIIRAEKMLADHYQQPQQ